In the Gemmatimonadota bacterium genome, ATGAAGAGGCGATCTGCGTGTTTGAGCGTGGAAAGGCGATGGGCGATGGCAAAGGTCGTGCGCCCTTGCACGAGTCTGTAAAGGGCTTCTTGAATCTGTGATTCTGTCTCGGTATCCATGCTGGAGGTAGCTTCATCGAGAATTAGAATGCGCGGGTTTCGCAGGATCGCGCGCGCAATGGAGATGCGCTGTCTTTCGCCGCCCGAGAGCCGAACGCCGCGTTCACCTACGGGTGTGTCGTAACTATCGGGCAGGCGGAGGATAAATTCGTGGGCATTGGCTGTTTTGGCGGCTGCGACGATTTCATCGAGTGACGCATCGGGGTTGCCGTATGCGATGTTCTCGGCTATCGGACCATTGAAGAGAAAGGGATCCTGCAGTACGACGCCGATCTGATCGCGCAGGGATTTGAGGGTGACATCGCGGATATCGCGTCCGTCGATTAAAATCGTGCCTTCTTCGATATCGTAAAATCTGCAAATCAGGTTGATCAGGGTGCTTTTGCCCGCGCCAGAATGCCCGGCAAGGCCGATCATTTCGCCGGGTTCAACGGTAAAGTTGAGATTTTTGAGAACGGGTTTGCCAATTTCGTAAGAAAATGTCACGTCGTCAAATTGGATGCGCCCTTCAATGGCGGGCATGGTGTATGCGGAGCGCCTGTCAGTTACGTCGGGTTGTGTGTCGAGCACTTCAAAGACGCGTTCGGCAGAAGATGCGGCTCTCTGGAAGCGGTGGTTGAGGCGGCAGAGGCTTTCAACCGGGCCGTAAAAACGCCACATGTACTGCGTAAATGCCACAAAGTTGCCCAGGGTCAATGCGCCGTCGAGAACCGAGGTGCCCCCCACGAGCCATATAATCAGCGTTCCGATAGATGTAATAAAAGCCATGACGGGGCTGAAGATGCTGCGAATGCCCGCAATTTTGATTTCGCCCTTGAGGAGGTCTTCGCTGCGCGTCTGAAATTTACCCACTTCGCGGTTTTCCTGTGCAAAGGCTTTGACCACGCGCACGCCGGGAATGGTGTCGGCAAGGAGTGCGCTGATGGCAGCCCAACGCCGAAACAGGCCGCGATAGGTGCGATGCAGGCGGTGACCAAATTTGAGGGTTGCAATAATCAGAAGGGGGGTGGGGATTAAAACGAGGGTGGCGAGTTTGATATTCATCGCAAAGAGAATGATGCATATAAAGGCGATGGTAACGATGTCGCGGATGATTTCTTGCAGGCCATCGCTGATAAAATCTTGCAGGCGGCCCACATCCTGGGTGATGCTGGCCATAATGGTGCCGGTTTCGCGTTCGTTGTAGAAGCTGAGAGAATGTCGGTGGAGGTGCTGATAGACCTCATTTCTGAGGTTATAGGTGATTTTCTGTCCAAGAACGGATAGGATATACGAGCGTATGGCGCGAAGGCCCGATTGCGAGAGATTGATCAGCAGGAGCAGGCCCACGAGGAAATAGAGGATTTGGTATCCGGTAGGTATCCCAAATATGCTGTTTGTGATGTCGCGGAAGAAGGTCGTTTCATATGTTGCCGAAGGTGCGAGTACACCATCGATGAGGTCGCGCATCAAAAGCGGTGGGGTAAGGCTAATAAAGGTCGAGGTGAGGAGCAGGACAAGGCTCAGAGTTCCGAGTTTCCAGAAGGGACGCGCATAGGCGAGCAAGCGATACAGCAGTTTGCGGGTGTCGAGACAGTTGGTGCAGACTCCCACCCTGCGGGAAATAATTGTGCCGCACACGTCACACCGTCTGCCCGAAATCGCGCGTCCAAGTTGGCCTTTGGCGATTTTGTCTTCGGTTTTGCGCGCGTCTTTTACAAGAGCCTCAAGTCGGTGCGTTATCCGATTGAATTTCTGGTTATGGCCTTTGGTAAATCGCGCGAGTGTGGCACCTGTGGTTCCGGTGCGGACTTTGAGTAAGCTGTTGCCAAACAGGTCTTTGACTTCGAGATTGGTAATTTCTGAAAGCGGGATGCGCTCTGTGTGTGGTGTCGAATCGCCGTTGGGGCTAATTGCGAACAAGTGTTTGTCTGTGGCGAGGAGATAAGCGATGCCATACGTGCCATCGAGACGGATGTCGGTACTGGCCGATAATTGAACCGTTTCGTGCGATGGAATAAGGCCATCCAAAATGTGCTGAGGGGGGAATTCCAGAAGATTTATCTCGGAAGCGTTTGCCACAGATCAACTCCTGATAAAAAGGAAGTGTTTACTTACTTATAAATTACAAGAATTTGGCAAATGCGTCAAGACAAGATAGGAGTGGATCAGGTAGATCTGAACATGCGGTGCCAGAGAGTTGGCTTTTGAGACCGCAGCCATGTTTTGAGCCGCGATTCCCAGTCGCGTGGGCGTTCGGGCAGGAGGGGGAAACGCGTTTGTATGTATTCTTTCTGCGCTTCGATATCGACTTTGGCAATGGGTGCATAAGCTGGCAAAAGCGAGCGGTTGACAAGTTGCCGCTTTTTGCTGGCTTCGATATTTTCGTGCGCGAGGCGCAGGTTTTCGAGGTAGCGGTATGTCAGGTCGCGCACCCGTGCATTGTATTGTTTGCACAATTGGTCAAAGGTGCTGATGGTCCCCAGGAGATCAGATGCGCTCGCAGGCGGCGTTTCCGCGTCAGGATGAAAATTTTCGGGGAGTGCATTCAGGCCAAGTGTTTCGCACATTTCTTTGTCGTAGGAAAATGTGCGGATGAGTGTTTGTGCAAGGGGGCGAATAGCTTTTTGCAATGGCGCGATTTTTTCGGTTGCGCGTTGCAGGTGCTCGTCGGCATTTTTGAGGTGTTCTTCCGCGT is a window encoding:
- a CDS encoding ABC transporter ATP-binding protein translates to MANASEINLLEFPPQHILDGLIPSHETVQLSASTDIRLDGTYGIAYLLATDKHLFAISPNGDSTPHTERIPLSEITNLEVKDLFGNSLLKVRTGTTGATLARFTKGHNQKFNRITHRLEALVKDARKTEDKIAKGQLGRAISGRRCDVCGTIISRRVGVCTNCLDTRKLLYRLLAYARPFWKLGTLSLVLLLTSTFISLTPPLLMRDLIDGVLAPSATYETTFFRDITNSIFGIPTGYQILYFLVGLLLLINLSQSGLRAIRSYILSVLGQKITYNLRNEVYQHLHRHSLSFYNERETGTIMASITQDVGRLQDFISDGLQEIIRDIVTIAFICIILFAMNIKLATLVLIPTPLLIIATLKFGHRLHRTYRGLFRRWAAISALLADTIPGVRVVKAFAQENREVGKFQTRSEDLLKGEIKIAGIRSIFSPVMAFITSIGTLIIWLVGGTSVLDGALTLGNFVAFTQYMWRFYGPVESLCRLNHRFQRAASSAERVFEVLDTQPDVTDRRSAYTMPAIEGRIQFDDVTFSYEIGKPVLKNLNFTVEPGEMIGLAGHSGAGKSTLINLICRFYDIEEGTILIDGRDIRDVTLKSLRDQIGVVLQDPFLFNGPIAENIAYGNPDASLDEIVAAAKTANAHEFILRLPDSYDTPVGERGVRLSGGERQRISIARAILRNPRILILDEATSSMDTETESQIQEALYRLVQGRTTFAIAHRLSTLKHADRLFIIDKGELAEMGSHAELIAYDGIYARLCRMQTELSKLRAW
- a CDS encoding DUF1992 domain-containing protein; its protein translation is MNKTIRRTPDGKPERRTPDEMLRDAVSDDTDIPGKGKPLDLKAYFRPDAEHRMAGKILRDNNVLPAHLQERKDAEEHLKNADEHLQRATEKIAPLQKAIRPLAQTLIRTFSYDKEMCETLGLNALPENFHPDAETPPASASDLLGTISTFDQLCKQYNARVRDLTYRYLENLRLAHENIEASKKRQLVNRSLLPAYAPIAKVDIEAQKEYIQTRFPLLPERPRDWESRLKTWLRSQKPTLWHRMFRST